A region of Anopheles merus strain MAF chromosome 2R, AmerM5.1, whole genome shotgun sequence DNA encodes the following proteins:
- the LOC121588557 gene encoding ubiquitin-conjugating enzyme E2 G2, translated as MAGSALRRLMAEYRQLTLNPPEGIIAGPISEENFFEWEALITGPEGTCFEGGIFTAKLIFPPDYPLSPPKMKFTCEMFHPNIFTDGRVCISILHAPGDDPLGYELSAERWSPVQSVEKILLSVVSMLAEPNDESGANVDAAIMWRENREEFNKIARRIVRKTLGLSS; from the exons ATGGCAGGTTCCGCCTTGAGGCGCCTAATGGCCGAATACAGGC aactTACGCTCAACCCTCCGGAAGGTATTATTGCGGGCCCAATCAGTGAGGAGAACTTCTTCGAATGGGAAGCGCTAATTAC CGGCCCGGAAGGAACCTGCTTCGAGGGAGGAATCTTTACAGCCAAACTGATCTTTCCACCGGACTATCCGCTCAGCCCACCGAAGATGAAGTTTACCTGTGAAATGTTCCATCCCAACA ttttcaCCGACGGACGGGTCTGCATATCGATTCTACACGCACCGGGAGACGATCCGCtag GATACGAACTATCAGCCGAGCGCTGGAGTCCTGTACAGAGTGTGGAAAAGATTTTACTAAGCGTTGTTAGTATGCTGGCTG AGCCAAATGACGAATCCGGCGCAAACGTGGACGCAGCGATAATGTGGCGCGAAAATAGGGAAGAGTTTAACAAAATTGCCAGACGCATCGTACGCAAAACGTTGGGCCTTTCATCGTAA
- the LOC121588369 gene encoding uncharacterized protein LOC121588369, with translation MRFPYTVWTVAIVLCAILSCSSARKLDSNIAANLIPGSNALGQQKQNAVVDTYEDVSGSETQQDAGSEAVPESTETNEIEDEVASPEVVNEVLEESNVVPQETVSEASVVNMDDSSLINRYCRCTAYECNCCRNIDVPLFPVKGPGCAVIQYLDGDRMSVGIKFADRMILNRVISARRATPVCLPLPGGYNRFCGRVYGISRKANEGFKACLGLELRADDEVEAVLRVSCFKFGPRGLSVMDPEPLPPVDDIDVGGDEEDEDDEDEAEELFGFSLDDDDDDDDDEEDDDDDGGADSSSVQENETDQGDSPDYTGFSFLDRDLMGSIFGVKKFW, from the exons ATGCGGTTTCCCTACACCGTCTGGACGGTTGCGATCGTGCTGTGCGCGATTCTGAGCTGCTCCTCCGCGCGAAAGCTGGACAGTA ACATTGCTGCCAACCTCATCCCCGGCAGCAATGCGCTGGGCCAGCAGAAGCAAAATGCCGTCGTCGATACGTACGAGGACGTTTCCGGTTCGGAAACGCAACAGGACGCCGGAAGCGAAGCGGTGCCGGAGAGCACCGAAACGAACGAAATCGAGGACGAGGTGGCCAGCCCGGAGGTGGTGAACGAGGTGCTGGAGGAATCGAACGTGGTGCCGCAGGAAACGGTCAGCGAAGCGTCCGTCGTCAACATGGACGACTCGAGCCTGATCAATCGATACTGCCGCTGCACCGCGTACGAGTGCAACTGCTGCCGGAACATCGACGTGCCGCTGTTTCCGGTGAAGGGGCCGGGCTGTGCGGTGATCCAGTATCTGGACGGCGATCGGATGTCGGTCGGCATTAAGTTTGCCGATCGCATGATCCTGAACCGTGTCATCTCGG CCAGGAGAGCGACACCGGTTTGCCTGCCCCTGCCCGGTGGCTACAATCGTTTCTGCGGGCGCGTTTATGGTATTTCCCGCAAGGCGAACGAAGGCTTCAAGGCGTGCCTAGGGTTGGAGCTGCGCGCGGACGACGAGGTGGAGGCGGTGCTGCGAGTGTCCTGCTTTAAGTTTGGCCCACGTGGCCTGTCCGTCATGGATCCGGAACCGCTGCCGCCGGTAGATGATATCGACGTGGGGGGTGATGAGGAGGAtgaggacgacgaggacgaagcGGAGGAGCTGTTCGGTTTTTCGCTCG atgacgatgatgatgatgacgacgatgaggaggacgatgacgatgacggtgGTGCCGATAGTAGTAGCGTGCAGGAGAACGAAACCGATCAGGGCGATTCGCCCGACTATACCGGGTTCAGCTTTCTCGATCGTGACCTGATGGGCAGCATATTTGGAGTGAAAAAGTTTTGGTAA
- the LOC121588370 gene encoding LSM12 homolog A — protein sequence MAGLVQDCFSIGSTVECTTCYNANIEGEVLAFDQQTKMLILKCPSASKSAKLNDVYIVNLAMCSDVQVKKEVCIVPEQPLSLNLERLSTRARNQVEQKRLQISALSAGVSPEGQNLYMAIARTIKQVTWSGPNIVVCKDVTITPPYKVDNVNSSDQRQLSYVKKIVEKHENDQANINQSTSAADIAAN from the exons ATGGCTGGTCTAGTACAGGACTGCTTCTCCATCGGCAGCACGGTGGAGTGTACGACCTGCTACAATGCCAACATCGAGGGCGAGGTGTTGGCGTTCGACCAGCAAACGAAAATGCTCATACTAA AATGTCCGTCGGCAAGTAAATCAGCAAAACTGAACGACGTCTACATCGTCAATCTGGCAATGTGCAGCGATGTGCAGGTGAAAAAGGAAGTCTGCATAGTCCCGGAGCAGCCACTATCGCTAAACCTCGAGCGC TTGAGCACCCGCGCCAGGAATCAGGTGGAACAGAAACGGCTTCAGATATCCGCGCTTTCCGCCGGTGTCAGTCCCGAGGGTCAGAACCTTTACATGGCTATTGCACGCACGATCAAACAG gtCACCTGGTCCGGTCCAAACATTGTGGTGTGCAAAGACGTAACGATAACACCTCCATACAAAGTAGACAATGTGAACAGTTCCGACCAGCGGCAGCTGAGCTACGTGAAGAAAATC GTGGAAAAGCACGAAAACGATCAAGCCAACATAAATCAAAGCACATCGGCAGCGGACATAGCTGCCAACTGA
- the LOC121588368 gene encoding A-kinase anchor protein 1, mitochondrial — MIAGRPLLLLSLPSLAIIVGLVWYRRKFKPDAGDRGGEKSKECESTILSRGVSSTLAEHEPDMRQSSSLPIQQQSGGGGNGAENWDNCSGSGHSSAGSSRSAPIDIVPNKSPSKDDLLGRSHLLEHDNEELSFSPSIDLPGSVVSRYPQNLRKFNQMMEPTKEPVVIRPTKAASLQSGHFRVPDENGNANSATPVSPRSPRKQSPQPKPYATATESDRLNGNCVPEPDAGTIEDVFDPKPESFDERNEQTGSPPLSICSVRSEDSGKGSSPPHSVGPSVTTYEFLVPAFLVAGMLGKQGTFVKQIKQKTGANVIIKRNPDTHNSKICTLEGSQQEIQDALAVIRKKFPQKRFPGLTLQRIEISRVETVIPLSLMNDTCSSLPLVEGINNDVAVSCIINVGHLFVHQPLHPTHLTLNSMQNSLNQSYTQSEAPALPEIVPNAVCVAFVAGSWYRAQVVQNVTESNLVLVKYLDYGGYSMLPPQNLRQIRTDFISVPFQSIECVLSNIQPIDESQNTWSEEATGLFRRLTSNAIMQAQVAGYTAEGIPEIYLFSSIAKDNVVFINQEMVARGYARWID, encoded by the exons ATGATTGCCGGTCGTCCACTGTTGCTACTGTCGCTGCCAAGTCTCGCTATAATTGTGGGGCTGGTTTGGTACCGCCGCAAGTTTAAGCCGGACGCAGGCGATCGGGgcggagaaaaaagcaaagaatgtGAAAGTACGATCTTGTCGCGCGGTGTCAGCAGCACGCTGGCAGAGCATGAGCCGGACATGCGACAGAGCTCCTCGCTGCCGATACAGCAACAGTCAGGCGGCGGTGGTAATGGTGCGGAAAACTGGGATAACTGTTCGGGCTCGGGTCATTCGTCGGCCGGGTCGTCGCGCTCGGCCCCGATAGACATCGTGCCGAATAAGAGCCCGTCCAAGGACGACCTGTTGGGCCGGTCGCACCTGCTCGAGCACGACAACGAGGAGCTTAGCTTCAGCCCGTCGATCGATTTGCCCGGCTCGGTCGTGTCGCGCTACCCGCAGAACCTGCGCAAGTTCAACCAAATGATGGAACCGACCAAGGAACCGGTCGTGATCCGGCCGACCAAGGCGGCATCGCTGCAGAGCGGCCACTTCCGGGTGCCGGACGAGAACGGGAACGCGAACAGCGCCACGCCGGTCTCGCCCCGCTCGCCCAGGAAACAATCACCCCAGCCAAAGCCATACGCCACTGCTACGGAGAGCGATCGGTTGAATGGAAACTGCGTACCGGAGCCGGACGCCGGAACGATCGAGGACGTATTTGACCCCAAGCCGGAATCGTTTGATGAGCGGAACGAACAGACGGGCAGCCCGCCGCTCAGCATCTGCAGCGTGCGCTCCGAGGATTCGGGCAAGGGTTCGAGCCCGCCCCACTCGGTCGGCCCGTCCGTCACGACGTACGAGTTCCTGGTGCCCGCGTTCCTGGTGGCCGGCATGCTCGGCAAGCAGGGCACGTTCGTGAAGCAGATCAAGCAGAAAACCGGCGCTAACGTCATCATCAAGCGCAACCCggacacacacaacagcaagATCTGCACGCTCGAAGGCTCGCAGCAGGAAATTCAGGATGCGCTAGCGGTGATTCGCAAGAAGTTCCCGCAGAAACGGTTTCCCGGCCTGACCCTGCAGCGGATTGAGATTAGCCGCGTCGAAACGGTCATACCGCTGTCGCTGATGAATGACACGTGTTCAAGC CTGCCGCTGGTGGAGGGTATCAACAATGACGTCGCCGTTAGCTGCATCATCAACGTGGGCCATCTGTTCGTGCACCAGCCGCTGCACCCCACCCACCTGACCCTGAACAGCATGCAGAACTCACTGAATCAAAGCTACACCCAGAGCGAGGCCCCCGCCCTGCCCGAGATCGTGCCGAATGCGGTCTGCGTTGCGTTCGTCGCGGGCAGCTGGTACCGGGCGCAGGTCGTGCAGAACGTCACGGAAAGCAATTTGGTTTTAGTGAAATACCTGGACTACGGCGGCTACTCGATGCTGCCCCCACAGAACCTTCGTCAAATCAGAACAGATTTCATCTCCGTACCGTTCCAATCGATAGAGTGTGTGCTATCCAACATTCAGCCGATTG ATGAAAGCCAAAACACCTGGTCGGAGGAAGCCACCGGGCTGTTCCGTAGGTTAACAAGCAATGCTATCATGCAAGCACAAGTAGCGGGATATACTGCCGAGGGTATTCCGGAAATTTATCTATTCTCTTCAATAGCAAAAGAT aACGTAgttttcattaatcaagaaatgGTTGCACGCGGATACGCCAGATGGATTGACTGA